The Rhopalosiphum maidis isolate BTI-1 chromosome 1, ASM367621v3, whole genome shotgun sequence genome has a segment encoding these proteins:
- the LOC113560465 gene encoding golgin subfamily A member 4-like isoform X1, whose translation MFKRLKGSIGKNDEQKTPNSLPQNRPTWSSFSTISPLNPEMEDSQFCINDDIEETPKNSPARVAVSESTTVDLGKFSQSSSSLVNDHLSFHTDIESASEIDDSASVVSEYANEITKENLYAAYKKLHGRYHKHKFKYTELADKFKQTMTIHDKDKITMTKAQDKLLQRIAELKEQCTLEQAAKAHMEDALRNDIEERDHIISTLNTKIDLLKKNSSEECESNSIGSADLLDKCERLNEELSSTKSECASLENQIELLKKSEEITLLSLAENKMAIHKELETKEDQIKKLEKTINGLQMENQILLKEKASHLSTNSYQININQNIQEEITKQLNELENDMSSAFEFKENEVKELRNKLKTFEQRFEAQEQKNISNEEVFKNNENNYKLVISNLEHSLNDNKISSSKKIDTFLKEIGEKSQVIKNLTVKLKEMEKLKQDYEKNKNEIQDLKSQIVQTKKLVKENELIRVDEQNRCIEELKLKSEEISNLKDKLKLLQNTFKENEKKNLDLQNHIDEINFKNKSLLESEEELKVTIFNYKKSNDELQDTIKLLQKEKQTIIDTMKSKIDENQLEIEKLNNLNKEMLCQLNQDKLVQISEERSIESVIKDYNLLTEENAYLKKERQKMLQTFQDKLKKIKVDFGNLKSFAEEQLIECSFILVKHIKHLKAEFSSKIKLYHNNLTETKQKLEIIQKAYLILKSDCIQNLDYFKIEIIEKYNEDVLFLLSQNNKELEKKNIDLLRLQEEIDSYRKSEHRSVKAEVKETIQELQECIELQKKTYTSLQDEYSNYQVNEKKKWTDKLIETENKWLEKMDNYKKMMDTEHREELEALTNEWTNEQKHNALTLMTADSKNEEALEKIIQDVETTSQREEALQRQITKLNKELSELKKMYRNEVHNKHKNNEGDDDENDVNNKDGCEMEYLRNILYEYMMGKQPMVLAKVLAAIVKFDSNQLSTILQKEEQKVSLLKTLGL comes from the exons atGTTTAAAAGGCTAAAAGGATCCATTGGAAAAAACGATGAACAGAAAACACCAAATTCTTTACCACAA aatcgCCCAACTTGGAGTAGCTTTTCTACAATATCTCCACTGAATCCAGAAATGGAAGATTCTCAATTTTGTATCAATGATGATATTGAAg aaacgCCTAAGAATTCACCAGCTCGTGTTGCCGTCAGTGAAAGTACTACTGTTGATCTTGGCAAATTTAGCCAATCTTCTTCATCATTAGTGAATGATCATCTTTCATTTCAT actGATATTGAATCAGCAAGTGAAATAGATGATAGTGCGAGTGTTGTGTCTGAGTATGCAAATGAAATCACTAAAGAAAATTTATATGctgcttataaaaaacttCATGGTCGCTaccataaacataaatttaaatatactgaaTTAGCtgataaattcaaacaaaCAATGACCATACATGATAAAGATAAA attACTATGACAAAGGCTCAAGATAAACTACTTCAAAGAATTGCAGAACTTAAAGAACAGTGTACTTTGGAACAAGCTGCTAAAGCCCACATGGAAGATGCATTAAGAAATGATATAGAAGAAAGAGATCATATAATATCTACTCTTAATACCaaa aTTGATTTgttaaagaaaaatagttCTGAAGAGTGTGAATCGAATTCTATTGGCTCTGCTGATTTATtg GATAAGTGTGAACGATTAAATGAAGAACTATCTTCAACAAAATCAGAATGTGCATCGTTAGAAAATCAAAttgagttgttaaaaaaaagcgAAGAAATCACTTTGTTAAGTTTAGCAGAAAACAAAATGGCAATTCATAAAGAACTTGAAACCAAAGAAGaccaaatcaaaaaattggAGAAAACCATAAATGGGCTTCAAATGGAAAatcagatattattaaaag aaaaagcTAGTCATTTGTCTACAAATTCATATCAG ataaatataaatcaaaatattcaagaaGAAATAACTAAGCAACTTAATGAGCTAGAAAATGATATGTCTTCAGCATttgaatttaaagaaaatgaaGTAAAAGAACTgaggaataaattaaaaacttttgaacAACGTTTTGAAGCACAagagcaaaaaaatatttcgaatgAGGaagtttttaagaataatgaaaataattataaattagttatctCTAATTTAGAACATAGCTTAAATGACAACAAGATTTCATCTTCAAAgaaaattgatacatttttaaaagaaattggtGAAAAATcacaagtaattaaaaatttaacagttAAATTAAAGGAAATGGAGAAACTGAAACaagattatgaaaaaaataaaaatgaaatccaAGATTTAAAAAGTCAAATTGTTCAAACTAAAAAACTTGTCAaagaaaatgaattaattcgtGTAGATGAACAGAATAGATGTATTGAAGAATTAAAACTGAAATCAGAagaaatttctaatttaaaagataaattaaaattattacaaaatacgtttaaagaaaacgaaaaaaaaaacttagatcTTCAAAATcatattgatgaaattaattttaaaaataaaagcctTTTAGAATCTGAAGAAGAATTAAAGgtgacaatttttaattacaaaaaatccaATGATGAGTTACAAGatactataaaattgttacaaaaggaaaaacaaacaattattgatactatgaaatcaaaaatagatGAGAATCaattagaaattgaaaaattaaataatttaaataaagaaatgttATGTCAATTAAATCAGGATAAATTAGTTCAAATTTCTGAAGAACGCAGTATTGAGTCGGtaattaaagattataatCTCCTCACAGAAGAAaatgcttatttaaaaaaagaacgaCAAAAAATGCTCCAAACATTCCaagataagttaaaaaaaattaaagttgatTTTGGAAATCTTAAGTCATTTGCAGAAGAGCAATTGATTGAGTGTTCATTTATACttgttaaacatataaaacatttgaagGCTGAGTTctcatctaaaattaaattgtaccaTAATAATTTGACTGAAACTAAACAAAAGTtagaaataattcaaaaagcatatttaatattaaaatctgacTGTATTCAGAAtctagattattttaaaattgaaataattgaaaaatataatgaagatgtactgtttttattatctcaaaataataaagaactagaaaaaaaaaatatagatttactTAGACTTCAAGAAGAAATTGATA gctATAGAAAAAGTGAACACCGCTCAGTTAAAGCAGAAGTGAAAGAAACTATACAAGAGTTACAAGAATGCatagaattacaaaaaaaaacatatacaagTCTACAAGACGAGTATTCTAATTACCAAGTG aatgaaaagaaaaaatggacAGATAAGCTAATAGAAACTGAAAATAAGTGGTTAGAAAAAATGgacaactataaaaaaatgatggaTACAGAGCACAGAGAAGAATTAGAAGCTTTAACTAATGAATGGACTAATGaacaaaaa caTAATGCACTTACATTAATGACTGCTGATAGTAAAAATGAAGAG gctcttgaaaaaataattcaagatGTTGAGACCACTTCACAACGAGAAGAAGCACTTCAACGTCAAATAACTAAACTCAACAAAGAACTctctgaattaaaaaaaatgtatag aaatgaagttcataataaacataaaaataatgaaggaGATGATGATGAAAATGATGTTAATAACAAAGATGGATGTGAAATggaatatttaagaaatattttatatgagtatatgatGGGGAAGCAACCTATG gtattagcCAAAGTATTAGCTGCTATAGTGAAATTTGACTCCAATCAGTTGAGCACAATACTACAAAAAGAAGAACAAAAGGTTTCtttg ttaaaaacctTAGGACTGTGA
- the LOC113561139 gene encoding uncharacterized protein LOC113561139 has protein sequence MLAKHFNVIIQSEENTIAFLKEKGFIETDNHPCVHCGSPTKYYTRKERGKELTVIRCTNKGCQRTQSVRKGNTFFTYKDKNGRCNSGLSLSDILELAYYWCLEIIPQNTMIKLTG, from the coding sequence ATGTTAGCCAAACATTTCAATGTAATTATCCAATCAGAGGAAAATACCATAGCTTTTTTGAAGGAAAAAGGATTTATTGAAACCGATAATCATCCTTGTGTACACTGTGGTTCGCCAACCAAATACTATACTCGCAAAGAACGGGGAAAAGAACTAACTGTGATACGATGCACTAACAAAGGTTGCCAAAGAACTCAATCCGTCCGAAAAGGTAACACTTTTTTCACGTACAAAGATAAAAATGGTCGATGTAATAGTGGGTTATCGTTGTcagatattttagaattagcTTATTATTGGTGTCTTGAAATAATACCACAAAATACCATGATAAAATTAACAGGATGA
- the LOC113560465 gene encoding golgin subfamily A member 4-like isoform X2, whose product MFKRLKGSIGKNDEQKTPNSLPQNRPTWSSFSTISPLNPEMEDSQFCINDDIEETPKNSPARVAVSESTTVDLGKFSQSSSSLVNDHLSFHTDIESASEIDDSASVVSEYANEITKENLYAAYKKLHGRYHKHKFKYTELADKFKQTMTIHDKDKITMTKAQDKLLQRIAELKEQCTLEQAAKAHMEDALRNDIEERDHIISTLNTKIDLLKKNSSEECESNSIGSADLLDKCERLNEELSSTKSECASLENQIELLKKSEEITLLSLAENKMAIHKELETKEDQIKKLEKTINGLQMENQILLKEKASHLSTNSYQININQNIQEEITKQLNELENDMSSAFEFKENEVKELRNKLKTFEQRFEAQEQKNISNEEVFKNNENNYKLVISNLEHSLNDNKISSSKKIDTFLKEIGEKSQVIKNLTVKLKEMEKLKQDYEKNKNEIQDLKSQIVQTKKLVKENELIRVDEQNRCIEELKLKSEEISNLKDKLKLLQNTFKENEKKNLDLQNHIDEINFKNKSLLESEEELKVTIFNYKKSNDELQDTIKLLQKEKQTIIDTMKSKIDENQLEIEKLNNLNKEMLCQLNQDKLVQISEERSIESVIKDYNLLTEENAYLKKERQKMLQTFQDKLKKIKVDFGNLKSFAEEQLIECSFILVKHIKHLKAEFSSKIKLYHNNLTETKQKLEIIQKAYLILKSDCIQNLDYFKIEIIEKYNEDVLFLLSQNNKELEKKNIDLLRLQEEIDSYRKSEHRSVKAEVKETIQELQECIELQKKTYTSLQDEYSNYQVNEKKKWTDKLIETENKWLEKMDNYKKMMDTEHREELEALTNEWTNEQKALEKIIQDVETTSQREEALQRQITKLNKELSELKKMYRNEVHNKHKNNEGDDDENDVNNKDGCEMEYLRNILYEYMMGKQPMVLAKVLAAIVKFDSNQLSTILQKEEQKVSLLKTLGL is encoded by the exons atGTTTAAAAGGCTAAAAGGATCCATTGGAAAAAACGATGAACAGAAAACACCAAATTCTTTACCACAA aatcgCCCAACTTGGAGTAGCTTTTCTACAATATCTCCACTGAATCCAGAAATGGAAGATTCTCAATTTTGTATCAATGATGATATTGAAg aaacgCCTAAGAATTCACCAGCTCGTGTTGCCGTCAGTGAAAGTACTACTGTTGATCTTGGCAAATTTAGCCAATCTTCTTCATCATTAGTGAATGATCATCTTTCATTTCAT actGATATTGAATCAGCAAGTGAAATAGATGATAGTGCGAGTGTTGTGTCTGAGTATGCAAATGAAATCACTAAAGAAAATTTATATGctgcttataaaaaacttCATGGTCGCTaccataaacataaatttaaatatactgaaTTAGCtgataaattcaaacaaaCAATGACCATACATGATAAAGATAAA attACTATGACAAAGGCTCAAGATAAACTACTTCAAAGAATTGCAGAACTTAAAGAACAGTGTACTTTGGAACAAGCTGCTAAAGCCCACATGGAAGATGCATTAAGAAATGATATAGAAGAAAGAGATCATATAATATCTACTCTTAATACCaaa aTTGATTTgttaaagaaaaatagttCTGAAGAGTGTGAATCGAATTCTATTGGCTCTGCTGATTTATtg GATAAGTGTGAACGATTAAATGAAGAACTATCTTCAACAAAATCAGAATGTGCATCGTTAGAAAATCAAAttgagttgttaaaaaaaagcgAAGAAATCACTTTGTTAAGTTTAGCAGAAAACAAAATGGCAATTCATAAAGAACTTGAAACCAAAGAAGaccaaatcaaaaaattggAGAAAACCATAAATGGGCTTCAAATGGAAAatcagatattattaaaag aaaaagcTAGTCATTTGTCTACAAATTCATATCAG ataaatataaatcaaaatattcaagaaGAAATAACTAAGCAACTTAATGAGCTAGAAAATGATATGTCTTCAGCATttgaatttaaagaaaatgaaGTAAAAGAACTgaggaataaattaaaaacttttgaacAACGTTTTGAAGCACAagagcaaaaaaatatttcgaatgAGGaagtttttaagaataatgaaaataattataaattagttatctCTAATTTAGAACATAGCTTAAATGACAACAAGATTTCATCTTCAAAgaaaattgatacatttttaaaagaaattggtGAAAAATcacaagtaattaaaaatttaacagttAAATTAAAGGAAATGGAGAAACTGAAACaagattatgaaaaaaataaaaatgaaatccaAGATTTAAAAAGTCAAATTGTTCAAACTAAAAAACTTGTCAaagaaaatgaattaattcgtGTAGATGAACAGAATAGATGTATTGAAGAATTAAAACTGAAATCAGAagaaatttctaatttaaaagataaattaaaattattacaaaatacgtttaaagaaaacgaaaaaaaaaacttagatcTTCAAAATcatattgatgaaattaattttaaaaataaaagcctTTTAGAATCTGAAGAAGAATTAAAGgtgacaatttttaattacaaaaaatccaATGATGAGTTACAAGatactataaaattgttacaaaaggaaaaacaaacaattattgatactatgaaatcaaaaatagatGAGAATCaattagaaattgaaaaattaaataatttaaataaagaaatgttATGTCAATTAAATCAGGATAAATTAGTTCAAATTTCTGAAGAACGCAGTATTGAGTCGGtaattaaagattataatCTCCTCACAGAAGAAaatgcttatttaaaaaaagaacgaCAAAAAATGCTCCAAACATTCCaagataagttaaaaaaaattaaagttgatTTTGGAAATCTTAAGTCATTTGCAGAAGAGCAATTGATTGAGTGTTCATTTATACttgttaaacatataaaacatttgaagGCTGAGTTctcatctaaaattaaattgtaccaTAATAATTTGACTGAAACTAAACAAAAGTtagaaataattcaaaaagcatatttaatattaaaatctgacTGTATTCAGAAtctagattattttaaaattgaaataattgaaaaatataatgaagatgtactgtttttattatctcaaaataataaagaactagaaaaaaaaaatatagatttactTAGACTTCAAGAAGAAATTGATA gctATAGAAAAAGTGAACACCGCTCAGTTAAAGCAGAAGTGAAAGAAACTATACAAGAGTTACAAGAATGCatagaattacaaaaaaaaacatatacaagTCTACAAGACGAGTATTCTAATTACCAAGTG aatgaaaagaaaaaatggacAGATAAGCTAATAGAAACTGAAAATAAGTGGTTAGAAAAAATGgacaactataaaaaaatgatggaTACAGAGCACAGAGAAGAATTAGAAGCTTTAACTAATGAATGGACTAATGaacaaaaa gctcttgaaaaaataattcaagatGTTGAGACCACTTCACAACGAGAAGAAGCACTTCAACGTCAAATAACTAAACTCAACAAAGAACTctctgaattaaaaaaaatgtatag aaatgaagttcataataaacataaaaataatgaaggaGATGATGATGAAAATGATGTTAATAACAAAGATGGATGTGAAATggaatatttaagaaatattttatatgagtatatgatGGGGAAGCAACCTATG gtattagcCAAAGTATTAGCTGCTATAGTGAAATTTGACTCCAATCAGTTGAGCACAATACTACAAAAAGAAGAACAAAAGGTTTCtttg ttaaaaacctTAGGACTGTGA
- the LOC113561224 gene encoding ELL-associated factor 2 — MDDELFDSLESFGSEPAELKLGSTFSGKGPGFHTLRYDFKPASVDINKPASVDISSANREVTVSLPNFDGAGAAHTVYKGSHKDYTKECVLIIDHTTGEITLEKLTTNVQLKSTRNAVEKPQKPIVQINPVLSEKNRTATVDKRLKGKIQQKKQVKKSPKKASQSPKVANLSPPNNAQHMNKSPQFFMSESPMSSSLPLLNDDDCSMTGFDSQAHPSFSLSDIKTDIKTDIKTESYDDLVPAARSLELSESSSDSGSSSSSDSDSDDSTTPPPPPVSQKTVEKHPSPIFNSPNTNGFKGRLVDPGRILDEDLQLSETDSD; from the exons ATGGATGATGAATTATTCGATTCACTGGAATCATTCGGCAGCGAGCCAGCCGAACTTAAACTCGGCTCGACGTTTTCCGGAAAAGGTCCTGGATTCCATACGTTACGAT atGATTTTAAACCTGCAAgtgtagatataaataaaccaGCTAGTGTTGACATAAGTTCGGCGAATCGCGAAGTTACAGTTTCATTACCCAACTTTGATGGTGCTGGTGCAGCACACACAGTCTATAAAGGGTCGCACAAAGATTACACAAAAGAATGTGTGCTCATTATAGATCATACGACTGGAGAAATAACATTAGAAAAACTCACTACTAATGTACAACTCAAATCAACCAg aaatgcgGTTGAGAAACCACAAAAACCTATAGTACAGATTAATCCAGTTTTGTCTGAAAAAAATAGGACTGCTACTGTAGATAAACGATTGAAAGgcaaaatacaacaaaaaaaacaagttaaaaaatCACCCAAAAAAGCTTCTCAGTCACCTAAAGTGGCAAATTTGTCACCACCAAATAATGCTCAACATATGAATAAATCGCcgcaattttttat GTCGGAATCTCCAATGTCTTCCAGCCTTCCATTACTAAATGATGATGATTGCTCAATGACTGGGTTTGATTCCCAAGCACATCCCAGTTTTTCGTTATCTGATATCAAAACGGACATTAAGACCGATATTAAAACAGAA tcCTATGATGATTTGGTCCCTGCAGCTAGAAGTTTAGAACTTAGCGAATCATCTAGTGATTCTGGATCAAGTAGTTCATCAGACAGCGACAGTGATGATTCAACAACACCTCCTCCTCCTCCTGTTTCTCAAAAAACCGTAGAAAAACACCCTTCACCCATTTTTAATTCTCCAAACACTAATG GCTTTAAAGGTCGTCTAGTAGATCCAGGGCGTATTTTAGATGAAGATCTTCAACTTTCCGAAACAGATTCAGACTGA
- the LOC113561223 gene encoding serine/threonine-protein phosphatase 5 — MNGECKLDYREADITHAERMKEEANVHFSAKRYADAIDFYSKAIAMCESSSTKPHNFAAYYANRSFAHSKTEAYGYALADATKAIQLDPKYLKGYYRRATAYMSLGKFKEALKDYEVVVKALPNDKDANRKYTECNKLVKRLAFEKAISVEDTKSVSEQIDIESMKIENDYSGPCLNDGKVTLEFMKELIKTYREQGKLHKKYAYKILLDVKKYLEKQPTLVHINIKSDEKFTVCGDIHGQFYDLLNIFELNGLPSDTNPYLFNGDFVDRGSFSVECIFTLFGFKLLFPDKFFMSRGNHESVTMNRMYGFEGEVKSKYSVEMANLFTEVYNWLPLAHCINRRVLVMHGGLFSKDNVTLKDIENIYRNRQPPEEGLMCDMLWSDPQDAPGRSPSKRGVGVQFGPDVTKTFVELNNLDYIIRSHEVKAKGYEEAHDSKCITVFSAPNYCDTMGNKGAFITLEGHCLKPKFTTYTAVPHPPVKPLMYANSLVNLFC, encoded by the coding sequence ATGAACGGCGAGTGCAAGTTGGATTATCGCGAAGCGGATATCACCCATGCCGAACGGATGAAAGAAGAAGCTAATGTTCATTTTTCCGCTAAACGTTATGCCGATGCTATTGATTTCTATTCCAAAGCAATTGCGATGTGTGAAAGTTCGTCGACGAAACCTCACAATTTCGCCGCGTACTATGCAAACCGTAGCTTCGCTCATTCCAAAACCGAAGCATACGGTTACGCCTTGGCCGACGCAACAAAAGCTATACAGCTCGATCCTAAATACTTAAAGGGATATTATCGTCGCGCAACAGCGTATATGTCGCTCGGTAAGTTCAAGGAAGCACTAAAAGATTATGAAGTGGTCGTGAAGGCGTTGCCCAATGACAAGGACGCCAATCGCAAGTACACTGAATGTAATAAATTGGTAAAACGATTGGCCTTTGAAAAAGCCATATCCGTAGAAGACACCAAAAGCGTTTCCGAACAAATAGACATTGAATCGATGAAAATCGAAAATGATTACAGTGGACCATGTTTAAATGATGGAAAAGTCACACTTGAGTTCATGAAAGAACTAATTAAAACTTACCGAGAACAGGGTAAgttgcataaaaaatatgcttacAAAATACTGTTGgatgtcaaaaaatatttagaaaaacaaCCAACTCTTgttcacataaatattaagtctGATGAGAAATTTACTGTATGTGGTGATATTCATGGCCAGTTCTACGATCTGTTGAACATATTTGAATTGAATGGTTTACCATCAGATACAAATCCTTATTTGTTTAATGGTGATTTTGTCGACCGAGGATCATTTTCTGTTGAATGTATTTTCACCTTGTTTGGATTCAAACTTCTTTTCCCTGATAAATTCTTTATGTCTCGTGGTAACCATGAAAGTGTTACTATGAATAGAATGTATGGATTTGAAGGTGAGGTTAAGTCTAAATATTCAGTTGAAATGGCTAACCTCTTCACAGAAGTTTACAACTGGCTCCCGCTTGCCCACTGCATCAACAGACGTGTTCTAGTTATGCACGGTGGTTTGTTTTCTAAAGATAATGTTACGTTAAaggatattgaaaatatttaccgAAATAGGCAACCACCAGAAGAAGGACTGATGTGTGACATGTTATGGTCAGATCCTCAAGATGCTCCAGGACGTTCTCCAAGTAAACGCGGTGTTGGAGTACAATTTGGACCAGATGTCACCAAAACATTTGTTGAACTTAACAacttagattatattatcCGTAGCCATGAGGTCAAAGCTAAAGGCTATGAAGAAGCACACGATTCTAAATGTATTACTGTGTTTTCTGCTCCAAATTATTGTGACACAATGGGTAACAAAGGAGCATTCATCACACTAGAGGGACACTGTCTTAAGCCAAAGTTTACTACATATACTGCTGTACCTCATCCACCTGTGAAACCTTTAATGTATGCAAACTCTTTAGTAAACTTGTTCTGTTAG